The Pseudomonas azotoformans genome has a segment encoding these proteins:
- a CDS encoding methyltransferase, with amino-acid sequence MPLLESPFAQLDLIRQPEQHNDPLQAFDAADEYLLNHLAEQKPTNATRVLVLNDSFGALAASLEGLVQVTSSGDSFLAAQGLEKNLVRNGKAFDAVAFIPASQVPAGPFDCVLIRVPKTLALLEEQLIRLQGQLAPGAQVIAGAMIKHLPRAAGELLERYIGPMQASLAVKKARLLIATVEDRPAAISPYPTRYTLDTPAIELLNHANVFCRESLDIGTRAFLPHLPKNLGNARIADLGCGNGVLAIASALQNPEAHYTLVDESYMAVQSAAENWQATLGDRDVIVRAADGLAGQEPGSLDVVLCNPPFHQQQVVGDFLAWRMFQQAREALVVGGALYIVGNRHLGYHTKLARLFRGVEQVATTPKFVILKARK; translated from the coding sequence ATGCCCCTGCTCGAAAGCCCCTTCGCCCAGCTAGATCTGATCCGCCAGCCAGAGCAACATAACGATCCGCTGCAAGCCTTCGATGCCGCCGACGAATACCTGCTCAATCATCTGGCAGAACAGAAACCGACGAATGCAACCCGCGTGCTGGTGCTCAATGACAGCTTCGGCGCCCTGGCCGCGAGCCTTGAAGGGCTGGTGCAGGTCACGTCCAGCGGTGACTCGTTCCTGGCTGCCCAGGGCCTGGAGAAGAACCTGGTACGTAACGGCAAGGCGTTTGATGCAGTGGCATTCATCCCCGCCAGCCAGGTTCCGGCAGGGCCTTTCGACTGTGTGCTGATCCGCGTACCGAAAACCCTGGCGCTGCTGGAAGAACAACTGATCCGCTTGCAAGGCCAACTCGCGCCAGGAGCCCAAGTCATCGCCGGGGCGATGATCAAGCATCTGCCACGGGCGGCAGGCGAGTTGCTGGAGCGCTATATCGGACCGATGCAGGCGTCACTCGCCGTGAAAAAAGCGCGGCTGCTGATCGCCACTGTTGAAGACCGCCCCGCAGCCATTTCGCCCTACCCCACCCGCTACACGCTGGACACGCCGGCGATCGAACTGCTGAACCACGCCAACGTGTTCTGCCGCGAAAGCCTGGACATCGGCACCCGTGCGTTCCTGCCCCACCTGCCGAAAAACCTGGGCAACGCCCGTATCGCGGACCTGGGCTGTGGCAATGGTGTCTTGGCGATTGCCAGTGCCCTGCAAAACCCCGAAGCACATTACACCCTGGTGGACGAATCCTATATGGCCGTGCAATCGGCGGCCGAAAACTGGCAAGCTACCCTCGGTGATCGCGACGTCATCGTACGTGCCGCCGATGGCCTGGCTGGCCAGGAGCCCGGTTCGCTGGACGTGGTGCTGTGCAACCCGCCCTTCCACCAGCAACAGGTGGTCGGTGACTTCCTCGCCTGGCGCATGTTCCAGCAGGCACGTGAAGCGCTGGTGGTCGGCGGTGCCCTCTATATCGTCGGCAATCGCCACCTGGGGTATCACACCAAGCTGGCGCGGTTGTTCCGGGGTGTCGAGCAAGTCGCCACCACGCCAAAATTCGTGATCCTCAAAGCCCGTAAATAA
- a CDS encoding DUF2474 domain-containing protein has translation MSGKPSLHEIEQAEKQPLWRRLGWLAMIWTGSVLALFVVASLMRMFMNAAGLTTH, from the coding sequence ATGTCCGGCAAACCTTCGTTGCACGAGATCGAACAGGCCGAGAAACAGCCGTTGTGGCGGCGCCTGGGGTGGCTGGCGATGATCTGGACCGGCAGTGTGCTGGCCCTGTTCGTCGTGGCCAGCCTGATGCGCATGTTCATGAATGCGGCAGGCCTGACCACGCACTGA
- the cydB gene encoding cytochrome d ubiquinol oxidase subunit II, with the protein MGIDLPLIWAVIIIFGIMMYVVMDGFDLGIGILFPFIPGKTDRDVMMNTVAPVWDGNETWLVLGGAALFGAFPLAYSVVLSALYLPLILMLIGLIFRGVAFEFRFKAKDHKRHLWDKAFIGGSLAATFFQGVALGAFIDGIPVVNRQFAGGSLDWATPFTMFCGVALIVAYALLGCTWLIMKTEGPLQEKMHNLARPLAFVVLAVIGIVSIWTPLTHPEIASRWFTLPNLFWFLPVPILVLVTMYGLIRAVARNAHYTPFLLTLVLIFLGYSGLGISLWPNIIPPSVSIWDAAAPPQSQGFMLVGTLFIIPFILGYTFWSYYVFRGKVTHEDGYH; encoded by the coding sequence ATGGGCATTGATCTTCCGCTGATCTGGGCCGTGATCATCATCTTCGGCATCATGATGTACGTGGTCATGGACGGCTTCGACCTGGGTATCGGCATCCTGTTTCCGTTTATCCCCGGCAAGACCGACCGCGACGTGATGATGAACACCGTGGCCCCGGTCTGGGACGGCAACGAAACCTGGCTGGTACTGGGCGGCGCGGCGTTGTTTGGCGCATTCCCGCTGGCCTATTCGGTGGTGTTGTCGGCGCTGTACCTGCCGCTGATCCTGATGCTGATCGGGCTGATCTTCCGTGGCGTGGCGTTCGAGTTCCGCTTCAAGGCCAAGGACCATAAGCGTCACCTATGGGACAAGGCGTTTATCGGCGGCTCGCTGGCAGCGACGTTCTTCCAGGGCGTGGCACTGGGGGCGTTTATCGACGGCATCCCCGTGGTGAATCGCCAGTTTGCCGGTGGTTCACTGGACTGGGCCACGCCGTTCACGATGTTCTGCGGCGTGGCGCTGATCGTGGCCTATGCCTTGCTGGGCTGCACCTGGCTGATCATGAAGACCGAAGGCCCGTTGCAGGAAAAGATGCACAACCTGGCGCGGCCATTGGCCTTTGTGGTGCTGGCGGTGATCGGCATCGTGAGCATCTGGACGCCGTTGACCCACCCGGAAATCGCCTCGCGGTGGTTCACCCTGCCGAACCTGTTCTGGTTCCTGCCGGTGCCGATCCTGGTATTGGTGACCATGTACGGGCTGATCCGCGCGGTGGCACGGAATGCGCACTACACGCCGTTCCTGCTGACGCTGGTGCTGATTTTCCTGGGCTACAGTGGTTTGGGCATCAGCCTGTGGCCGAACATCATCCCGCCGTCCGTGTCGATCTGGGACGCCGCCGCGCCGCCGCAAAGCCAGGGCTTCATGCTGGTCGGCACCCTGTTCATCATCCCGTTCATCCTGGGCTACACCTTCTGGAGCTACTACGTGTTCCGCGGCAAGGTTACCCACGAAGACGGTTATCACTAG
- a CDS encoding cytochrome ubiquinol oxidase subunit I has product MFGLEALDLARIQFAFTISFHILFPAITIGLASYLAVLEGLWLKTHNDTYRDLYHFWSKIFAVNFGMGVVSGLVMAYQFGTNWSRFSDFAGAVTGPLLTYEVLTAFFLEAGFLGVMLFGWNKVGRNLHFFSTVMVAVGTLISTFWILSSNSWMQTPQGFEIIDGRVIPTDWFAVVFNPSFPYRLAHMATAAFVATAFFVGSSAAWHLLRGKDNPAIRKMLSMAMWMALIVAPIQAVIGDFHGLNTLKHQPAKIAAIEGHWENIGNEPTPLILFGWPDMKEERTKYAVEIPYLGSLILTHSLDKQVPALKEFPPEDRPNSTIVFWSFRVMVGLGFLMIFTGLFSLWLRRGDKMYTSKPFLYLALWMGPSGLIAILAGWFTTEIGRQPWVVYGLMRTADASSGHSLAQMTITLVLFVVVYFALFGAGLGYMMRLVRKGPVTHEGTEPTHGGPGQKRTPARPLSAADDDGNDDDHTHIQHKGH; this is encoded by the coding sequence ATGTTCGGTTTGGAGGCGCTAGATCTCGCCCGAATTCAATTTGCATTCACCATCTCTTTCCACATCCTGTTCCCGGCGATCACCATCGGCCTGGCCAGTTACCTCGCGGTGCTGGAAGGTTTGTGGCTCAAGACGCACAACGACACCTACCGTGACCTCTACCATTTCTGGTCGAAGATCTTTGCCGTCAACTTCGGCATGGGCGTGGTCTCCGGGTTAGTCATGGCCTACCAGTTCGGCACCAACTGGAGCCGCTTCTCGGACTTTGCCGGCGCCGTCACCGGGCCGCTTCTGACGTACGAAGTGCTCACGGCCTTCTTCCTCGAGGCCGGTTTCCTGGGCGTGATGCTGTTCGGCTGGAACAAGGTGGGGCGCAACCTGCACTTCTTCTCCACCGTGATGGTGGCTGTGGGCACCTTGATTTCCACGTTCTGGATCCTCTCGTCCAACAGCTGGATGCAGACGCCCCAGGGCTTTGAAATCATTGATGGCCGCGTGATCCCGACCGATTGGTTCGCCGTGGTCTTCAACCCCTCGTTCCCTTATCGCCTGGCGCACATGGCCACGGCGGCGTTCGTAGCGACTGCGTTCTTCGTCGGCTCCTCGGCGGCCTGGCACTTGCTGCGAGGCAAGGACAACCCGGCGATCCGCAAAATGCTCTCGATGGCGATGTGGATGGCGCTGATCGTCGCGCCTATCCAGGCCGTGATCGGTGACTTCCACGGGCTGAATACGTTGAAGCACCAACCGGCGAAAATCGCCGCGATTGAGGGCCACTGGGAAAACATCGGCAACGAACCGACGCCGTTGATCTTGTTCGGCTGGCCGGACATGAAAGAGGAAAGGACCAAGTACGCCGTCGAGATCCCGTACCTGGGCAGCCTGATCCTCACCCACTCCCTGGACAAACAGGTGCCGGCGCTCAAGGAGTTCCCGCCTGAGGACCGCCCCAACTCCACCATCGTGTTCTGGTCGTTCCGGGTCATGGTCGGCCTCGGCTTCCTGATGATCTTCACCGGCCTGTTCAGCCTCTGGCTGCGCCGGGGCGACAAGATGTACACGTCCAAACCGTTCCTCTACCTGGCATTGTGGATGGGCCCGTCCGGCTTGATCGCGATTCTTGCCGGCTGGTTCACCACCGAGATCGGCCGTCAGCCGTGGGTGGTCTACGGCTTGATGCGCACCGCGGATGCGTCCTCCGGGCATAGCCTTGCTCAGATGACCATCACCCTGGTGTTGTTCGTGGTGGTGTACTTCGCGCTGTTCGGTGCAGGCCTGGGCTACATGATGCGCCTGGTGCGCAAAGGCCCTGTGACCCACGAAGGCACCGAGCCAACCCACGGTGGCCCTGGCCAGAAACGCACACCGGCCCGTCCGTTGTCGGCTGCCGATGATGATGGCAACGATGACGACCACACCCACATCCAGCACAAGGGGCATTGA
- a CDS encoding MFS transporter — MPSEPALLLRHHRPFIAFWLARIFTASGFQMLTVAIGWNLYQLTGNVLDLGLVGLVEFVPRVLFMLHTGHVADRYERRKVAAICQTVQALIALSLAIGGLTGNVTREMIFILAFLLGAARSFEMPTTQAMLPSIVPSILFPRAVASSQSAQQLATIVAPALGGLLYAFGSVWVYGPTVVLYLIACVLTLNLPARQTPLNKGKATLDSLLAGIRFIRSRPDILGAISLDLFAVLLGGATALLPVFAKDILLTGAWGLGLLRSAPAVGALLMSLWLARFSVDRHVGRVMFTAVGVFGVATIAFGLSTSFWFSLGVLVVLGAADMISMVIRASFVQLETPDEMRGRVSAVNGLFIGASNQLGEFESGITAHWFGTVPAVVMGGIGTLVVTGVWIKLFPTLANRDRMHVPVEEPAKV, encoded by the coding sequence ATGCCTAGTGAACCCGCGTTGTTGTTGCGTCACCACCGCCCTTTCATCGCGTTCTGGCTGGCGCGCATCTTCACCGCCAGCGGTTTCCAGATGCTCACGGTGGCCATCGGTTGGAACCTCTACCAACTGACCGGCAATGTGCTGGACCTGGGCCTGGTCGGCCTGGTGGAATTCGTGCCACGCGTATTGTTCATGCTGCACACCGGGCATGTGGCCGACCGCTATGAACGGCGCAAGGTCGCAGCCATCTGCCAGACCGTGCAGGCGTTGATCGCACTGTCCCTGGCCATCGGCGGGCTGACCGGCAATGTGACCCGCGAGATGATCTTCATCCTCGCCTTCCTGCTCGGTGCCGCGCGTTCGTTTGAAATGCCCACCACCCAGGCGATGCTGCCCAGCATCGTCCCCAGCATTTTATTCCCGCGAGCCGTGGCCTCGTCGCAGTCGGCCCAGCAACTGGCAACCATCGTCGCCCCGGCCCTCGGCGGATTGCTCTACGCGTTTGGCAGCGTGTGGGTCTATGGCCCCACGGTGGTGCTGTACCTTATCGCCTGCGTGCTGACCCTGAATTTGCCCGCCCGCCAGACGCCGCTCAACAAAGGCAAGGCGACCCTGGACTCCCTGCTCGCCGGTATCCGTTTCATCCGCAGCCGCCCGGACATCCTCGGCGCCATCTCCCTTGACCTGTTCGCCGTGCTGCTGGGCGGCGCCACCGCGTTGCTGCCGGTGTTTGCCAAAGACATCCTGTTGACCGGCGCCTGGGGCCTGGGCCTGCTGCGTTCGGCCCCGGCGGTGGGCGCGTTGTTGATGTCGCTGTGGCTGGCACGGTTTTCGGTGGACCGCCATGTGGGCCGTGTGATGTTCACCGCCGTCGGCGTGTTCGGCGTGGCGACCATCGCCTTCGGCCTGTCGACTTCGTTCTGGTTTTCCTTAGGCGTGCTGGTGGTGCTGGGCGCGGCGGACATGATCAGCATGGTCATCCGCGCCTCCTTTGTGCAGTTGGAGACGCCGGATGAAATGCGCGGGCGGGTCAGTGCGGTCAATGGCTTGTTTATCGGCGCGTCCAACCAGTTGGGCGAGTTCGAATCCGGGATTACCGCCCACTGGTTCGGCACCGTGCCCGCCGTGGTCATGGGCGGGATCGGAACGCTGGTGGTGACCGGGGTCTGGATCAAGCTGTTCCCGACCCTGGCCAACCGTGACCGCATGCATGTGCCCGTGGAAGAACCCGCGAAGGTCTAG